CTGCCAGTTTGCCGCCGCGAAGCGTTGGTCCATCGGCGTTTTGCCGCCAAACAGGTTCGATAGCGGCTCTTGCCCGGCGCTCAGCGTATTGACGCACAGGGTGCGGTTTTCGTTAAACGCTGGCCAGACGGACGCGCCGCGATTCAGGCACACCAGCAGGGTGGGCGGAGAGTCGGTCACGCTGCACACGGCGCTGGCGGTAAATCCGGCCTGACCGGCAGGACCGTCAGTGGTGATAATGTTCACCGCCGCGCCGACGCAGGCCATTGCGTCGCGAAAAGTTTGTTGATCCGGTACGTTCATGTTTGCTCCTTACGCCAGCCCGCAGGCATCTTCAAACGTCAGACGCGGCAGACGCTCATAAACTTTGCTGGCGTCGCCGTAGCCGATGTTGATCAGCAGATTGCTTTTCAGGCTTGTGCCGG
Above is a window of Lelliottia jeotgali DNA encoding:
- a CDS encoding putative flav (in reductase RutF in novel pyrimidine catabolism pathway), translated to MNVPDQQTFRDAMACVGAAVNIITTDGPAGQAGFTASAVCSVTDSPPTLLVCLNRGASVWPAFNENRTLCVNTLSAGQEPLSNLFGGKTPMDQRFAAANWQTGETGCPRLEDALASFDCRINQIVSVGTHDILFCDIVSITRHPAPQGLVWFDRGYHALLRPAC